A stretch of the Streptomyces venezuelae genome encodes the following:
- a CDS encoding cytochrome P450 translates to MTTNPAVPAQQQDLADPAFWQQPPAARLAAFARLRALDGPRYFAEGRGRGHWALVRHADVQEASRNPKVFASAPGVTTPEPARWVRALFGDSMVNLDGADHARLRKIVQRAFTPRLLAAAEADIHAVAARIVDDVLDRRPEEFVEAVASRLPLEVICNMMGIPEHYRPEIADRVNHASENIGVERGLADRLRIPGRGLRALARMQRMVAGIGRERRRNPSDDLISALVCADVDGQALGARQLGAFFSLLMVAGVETTRNAITHGLSLLTDHPDQRELLLSDFEGYADGAVDEMIRHSTPIIQFRRTVTAEHTLGGHLFRPGDKVVLYYASANRDEAVFPDPDAFDITRSPNPHLGFGGGGPHFCLGAHLARVEMKALFRELLTRPRGLRAVGLPDLAGSNFDNRVRSLRFAFEH, encoded by the coding sequence ATGACGACGAACCCGGCGGTCCCGGCGCAGCAGCAGGACCTCGCGGACCCGGCGTTCTGGCAGCAGCCGCCGGCCGCCCGGCTGGCCGCCTTCGCCCGGCTGCGGGCCCTGGACGGCCCGCGGTACTTCGCCGAGGGGCGCGGCCGGGGCCACTGGGCGCTGGTCCGGCACGCCGACGTACAGGAGGCGAGCCGGAACCCGAAGGTGTTCGCAAGCGCCCCCGGGGTGACCACCCCGGAGCCGGCCCGCTGGGTGCGGGCGCTGTTCGGGGACTCGATGGTGAACTTGGACGGCGCCGACCACGCCCGCCTGCGGAAGATCGTCCAGCGGGCCTTCACGCCCCGGCTGCTGGCCGCCGCCGAGGCCGACATCCACGCGGTGGCGGCCCGGATCGTGGACGACGTACTGGACCGGCGGCCCGAGGAGTTCGTCGAGGCCGTCGCCTCCCGGCTGCCGCTGGAGGTCATCTGCAACATGATGGGGATCCCCGAGCACTACCGGCCGGAGATCGCCGACCGGGTCAACCACGCCTCCGAGAACATCGGCGTCGAGCGCGGCCTCGCCGACCGGCTGCGGATTCCCGGCCGGGGGCTGCGGGCGCTGGCCCGGATGCAGCGGATGGTGGCGGGCATCGGGCGGGAGCGGCGGCGCAATCCGTCGGACGATCTGATCTCCGCACTGGTGTGCGCGGACGTCGACGGGCAGGCGCTCGGCGCGCGGCAGCTCGGCGCGTTCTTCTCGCTGCTGATGGTGGCGGGGGTGGAGACCACCAGGAACGCCATCACGCACGGGCTGAGCCTGCTCACCGACCACCCGGACCAACGGGAGCTGCTGCTCTCCGACTTCGAGGGGTACGCGGACGGCGCGGTCGACGAGATGATCCGGCACTCGACGCCGATCATCCAGTTCCGGCGTACGGTGACCGCCGAACACACCCTGGGCGGGCACCTGTTCCGGCCGGGCGACAAGGTGGTGCTGTACTACGCCTCCGCCAACCGGGACGAGGCGGTCTTCCCCGACCCGGACGCCTTCGACATCACCCGCTCCCCCAACCCCCACCTGGGGTTCGGCGGCGGCGGTCCGCACTTCTGCCTGGGGGCGCACCTGGCCCGGGTGGAGATGAAGGCGCTGTTCCGGGAGTTGCTGACCCGGCCGCGCGGGCTGCGGGCGGTGGGGCTGCCGGACCTGGCCGGTTCGAACTTCGACAACCGGGTCCGCTCGCTGAGATTCGCGTTCGAGCACTGA
- a CDS encoding DUF5949 family protein, with translation MTSTHAEIDRSHLGTLSVLAWIGDPADGHDIPYLLAYSLGDGPGGPEKGEEAARALLEEIGLPIGDVVLDGTLKPSTFPVQVLLAGNQVALTLPGLNARCVAPPEWVAAAEDSEQVYFLFGTRAWPEAVPGRPVTAEMLQAYAGDEAVLTGSAHCVLRVMRMQR, from the coding sequence ATGACTTCAACTCACGCAGAAATCGACCGGTCCCACCTCGGCACCCTTTCGGTGCTGGCGTGGATCGGCGACCCCGCGGACGGCCACGACATCCCGTACCTCCTCGCCTATTCCCTCGGCGACGGCCCGGGAGGCCCGGAAAAGGGCGAGGAAGCCGCCCGCGCGCTGCTGGAGGAGATCGGGCTGCCGATCGGCGACGTGGTGCTCGACGGAACCCTCAAGCCCTCGACGTTCCCGGTCCAGGTGCTGCTCGCGGGCAACCAGGTCGCCCTCACCCTCCCCGGCCTCAACGCCCGGTGCGTGGCCCCGCCGGAGTGGGTGGCGGCTGCCGAGGACAGCGAGCAGGTGTACTTCCTCTTCGGTACCCGCGCCTGGCCCGAGGCCGTCCCGGGCCGGCCGGTGACCGCCGAGATGCTCCAGGCGTACGCGGGCGACGAGGCCGTCCTCACCGGCAGCGCCCACTGCGTGCTGCGTGTGATGCGGATGCAGCGGTAG
- a CDS encoding DUF4352 domain-containing protein, producing MRHTAVPACLALLPLLLLGSSACSTPEGATLAPAAAPAVPVDDNAPGTDEELPAGAPRSTAKDAHVGEAVMVRGRQVGRHLQAVLNAYVDPAVSVDKGFAPPAGKRWVGADMSFVNVGGATYGSLGSMWALDSAGGRHPAVATGELTTGKPLVFDSLSVGDRREGWVVFEVPENAAIVRLQYQDANTQTNSGEGFWGI from the coding sequence ATGCGCCACACCGCCGTCCCGGCCTGCCTCGCCCTCCTCCCCCTCCTGCTGCTGGGCAGCTCGGCCTGCAGCACCCCCGAGGGGGCCACCCTCGCCCCCGCCGCCGCCCCCGCCGTCCCGGTGGACGACAACGCGCCCGGTACCGACGAGGAGCTCCCGGCGGGCGCCCCCCGCTCCACCGCCAAGGACGCCCATGTCGGAGAGGCGGTGATGGTGCGCGGCCGGCAGGTCGGCCGCCACCTCCAGGCGGTGCTGAACGCCTATGTGGACCCGGCGGTCAGCGTGGACAAGGGGTTCGCCCCGCCCGCCGGCAAGCGCTGGGTCGGCGCCGACATGTCCTTCGTCAACGTGGGCGGCGCGACGTACGGGTCACTCGGGAGCATGTGGGCGCTCGACAGCGCGGGAGGGCGCCACCCCGCCGTCGCCACCGGCGAGCTCACCACCGGCAAACCGCTCGTCTTCGATTCCCTCTCGGTCGGCGACCGGCGCGAAGGCTGGGTGGTGTTCGAAGTCCCGGAAAACGCGGCCATTGTGCGGCTCCAGTACCAGGACGCGAACACCCAGACGAATTCCGGAGAAGGATTCTGGGGGATCTAG
- a CDS encoding DUF6299 family protein yields MRISTPRLAVAAVSVLAAATAFAAPASAGAFGNDISVQPYGHISKDGNVTLFGTYRCTAPSLSGAVQISATLVQDGTRLGFGGGEAICDGEQRKWSATGSLRMTPDVHPGGAGAEVRLQSVRPSGGLIPHVSYVAEDRRDIELVERH; encoded by the coding sequence ATGCGAATTTCCACCCCCCGACTGGCCGTGGCAGCGGTCTCCGTGCTGGCGGCGGCCACTGCTTTCGCGGCGCCGGCGAGTGCGGGCGCATTCGGTAATGACATTTCCGTACAGCCGTACGGGCATATCTCGAAGGACGGAAACGTCACCCTTTTCGGGACCTACCGCTGCACGGCCCCGTCACTCTCTGGGGCGGTTCAGATCTCGGCGACGCTCGTCCAGGACGGGACCCGGCTGGGCTTCGGCGGCGGGGAGGCGATCTGCGACGGCGAACAGCGCAAGTGGTCCGCGACGGGCTCGCTCCGGATGACCCCGGACGTCCACCCGGGCGGCGCCGGGGCCGAGGTCCGGCTCCAGTCGGTGCGGCCGAGCGGCGGCCTGATCCCGCACGTCTCGTACGTGGCGGAGGACCGCCGGGACATCGAGCTGGTGGAACGCCACTAG
- a CDS encoding SpoIIE family protein phosphatase produces the protein MAEQEGQGPGTGRGTGRGRERGAMTGPGERLALNGMGSFEWDLNAGTLDLDPAGMVVFDLSPGEFDGTPEGLGLRIPPEDSVRLNEVVQHAMDAGGQTYGSYFTVRRRNGTEQWTHTQGRILRDRDGAPRRIVGVVRDATAELAHSELLRKLEAARAKQTTIVQRTTEALSRAVTVDDVTAVLTGAGALERLGADGLALGLVENGAIKIIALSGESLEILNERRFTRLDGDLPLAKAVVTRKARFVTSLAELAGEFPHIEQYLRAIAFDAAAYLPLIAQAKAIGGLVLFYRQRSEFSPEERNLTLGLAGIVAQSLQRALLFDQEREFATGLQAAMLPRRIPDITGGEIAVRYHSAWSGREVGGDWYDVIALPRDRVGIVVGDVQGHDTHAAAIMGQLRIALRAYAGEGHPPSTVLARASRFLAELDTERFATCTYAQVDLETGGVRAVRAGHLGPLIRHTDGRTGWPNLRGGLPLGLASAFAQEEFPETRLDLVPGETLVLCTDGLVEEPGTAITAGMEALAHAVRSGPQEAGALADHLSDRLWERWGSGDDVALLVLRRAPDPGTHRAPRIHQYVHQADPEGLSEARYALRQALRDWGMPALADDVELAAGELLVNALLHTDGGAVLTMEVLPEPVRKVRLWVKDRSSVWPRRRSPGEAATTGRGLLLVDALASHWGVESRGDGKAVWCEFDAPAES, from the coding sequence ATGGCGGAGCAGGAGGGTCAGGGACCGGGCACGGGACGGGGGACCGGCCGGGGCCGGGAGCGGGGCGCCATGACCGGCCCGGGCGAGCGGCTCGCCCTCAACGGCATGGGCAGCTTCGAATGGGACCTGAACGCCGGCACCCTCGATCTCGACCCGGCCGGGATGGTGGTCTTCGACCTCAGCCCGGGGGAGTTCGACGGCACCCCGGAGGGTCTCGGCCTGCGCATTCCGCCGGAGGACTCGGTGCGGCTCAACGAGGTGGTGCAGCACGCGATGGACGCGGGCGGGCAGACCTACGGCTCGTACTTCACCGTGCGCCGGCGCAACGGCACCGAGCAGTGGACCCACACCCAGGGCCGGATCCTGCGGGACCGGGACGGTGCGCCCCGGCGGATCGTCGGGGTGGTCCGCGACGCGACCGCCGAGCTGGCCCACTCCGAGCTGCTGCGCAAGCTGGAGGCGGCCCGGGCCAAGCAGACCACGATCGTGCAGCGGACCACGGAGGCGCTGTCCCGCGCGGTGACCGTCGACGATGTCACGGCCGTGCTGACCGGGGCCGGGGCGCTGGAGCGGCTGGGCGCGGACGGGCTGGCGCTGGGCCTGGTGGAGAACGGCGCCATCAAGATCATCGCGTTGAGCGGGGAATCGCTGGAGATCCTCAACGAGCGGCGGTTCACCCGGCTCGACGGGGACCTGCCGCTGGCCAAGGCCGTGGTCACGCGGAAGGCCCGGTTCGTCACCTCGCTGGCCGAGCTGGCCGGGGAGTTCCCGCACATCGAGCAGTACCTGCGGGCCATCGCCTTCGACGCAGCCGCCTACCTGCCGCTGATCGCGCAGGCCAAGGCGATCGGCGGGCTGGTGCTCTTCTACCGGCAGCGCAGCGAGTTCAGCCCGGAGGAGCGGAACCTGACCCTGGGCCTGGCCGGCATCGTCGCGCAGTCCCTCCAGCGGGCCCTGCTCTTCGACCAGGAACGCGAGTTCGCCACCGGACTGCAGGCGGCCATGCTGCCGCGCCGGATCCCCGACATCACCGGCGGGGAGATCGCGGTCCGGTATCACTCCGCGTGGAGCGGGCGGGAGGTCGGCGGGGACTGGTACGACGTGATCGCGCTGCCCCGGGACCGGGTGGGGATCGTGGTGGGCGACGTACAGGGGCACGACACCCACGCCGCGGCGATCATGGGCCAGCTGCGGATCGCGCTGCGCGCCTACGCGGGGGAGGGGCACCCGCCCTCCACGGTCCTGGCCCGGGCCTCCCGGTTCCTGGCGGAGCTCGACACGGAACGTTTCGCCACCTGTACGTACGCCCAGGTGGACCTGGAGACGGGCGGGGTGCGCGCGGTCCGCGCGGGTCATCTCGGGCCGCTGATCCGCCATACGGACGGCCGCACCGGCTGGCCGAACCTGCGCGGCGGCCTGCCGCTCGGCCTCGCCTCCGCCTTCGCGCAGGAGGAGTTCCCGGAGACCCGGCTGGACCTGGTGCCGGGCGAGACGCTGGTGCTGTGCACGGACGGGCTGGTGGAGGAACCGGGCACGGCCATCACGGCGGGCATGGAGGCCCTGGCCCATGCGGTCCGCAGCGGCCCCCAGGAGGCCGGCGCGCTCGCCGACCACCTCTCGGACCGGCTGTGGGAGCGCTGGGGTTCGGGCGACGACGTGGCCCTGCTGGTGCTGCGCCGCGCCCCCGACCCGGGCACCCACCGGGCCCCGCGGATCCACCAGTACGTCCACCAGGCCGACCCGGAGGGCCTCTCCGAGGCCCGGTACGCGCTGCGCCAGGCGCTGCGGGACTGGGGGATGCCGGCGCTGGCCGACGATGTGGAGCTGGCCGCCGGCGAACTGCTGGTCAACGCCCTGCTGCACACGGACGGCGGGGCCGTGCTGACCATGGAAGTACTGCCGGAACCGGTCCGCAAGGTCCGGCTGTGGGTCAAGGACCGCTCCAGCGTGTGGCCGCGTCGGCGCAGCCCGGGCGAGGCGGCGACCACCGGCCGCGGGCTGCTGCTGGTGGACGCGCTGGCTTCGCACTGGGGCGTGGAGTCCCGCGGCGACGGCAAGGCCGTCTGGTGCGAGTTCGACGCCCCCGCGGAATCCTGA
- a CDS encoding NAD(P)-binding domain-containing protein, translating into MDDLVVVGAGPYGLSIAAHAAAAGLRVRVLGRPMASWRDHMPAGMYLKSEPWSSNLSAPGGRYTLAEYCATRGIAAEHGNPLPIGTFSAYGLWFAGQAGPEVEERTVTAVTPYGAGFRIGTEDGPPLFGRAVVIAVGVLPFAHRPAVLRGLPPGHCSHSSDHRDLGRFAGQDVAVLGAGQAAMETAALLAEQGARPVLIARRHRLNWNTVPQPLERPLLRALRNPHSGLGTGWRSWVWSELPWAVRRLPGPTRERIAETALGPAGAWWLRERFERQVPVLLGHGLRRAAPVGGRTRLDLTTAAGEPLVLEVGHVIAATGFTADLGRLDLLDAGLRTALRTVGTAGRTPELTPWFESSYPGLFFAGLLTAPSFGPSMRFVHGAGFAAGKLVAGVRRRLGARVPLPGSARRRAVDDQDDLSTVQR; encoded by the coding sequence ATGGACGATCTCGTGGTGGTCGGCGCGGGGCCGTACGGGCTGTCGATCGCGGCCCACGCCGCCGCGGCCGGGCTGCGCGTCCGGGTGCTGGGCCGCCCCATGGCCTCCTGGCGCGACCACATGCCCGCCGGCATGTACCTGAAATCGGAGCCGTGGTCCTCGAACCTGTCCGCGCCGGGCGGGCGCTACACCCTGGCCGAGTACTGCGCCACCCGGGGGATCGCGGCCGAGCACGGCAACCCGCTGCCGATCGGGACCTTCAGCGCGTACGGGCTGTGGTTCGCCGGGCAGGCCGGGCCGGAGGTCGAGGAGCGCACGGTCACCGCCGTGACCCCGTACGGGGCCGGGTTCCGGATCGGCACGGAGGACGGGCCGCCGCTGTTCGGCCGGGCCGTGGTGATCGCCGTCGGGGTGCTGCCCTTCGCGCACCGGCCCGCCGTGCTGCGGGGGCTGCCGCCCGGCCACTGCTCGCACAGCAGCGACCATCGCGACCTCGGCCGGTTCGCCGGACAGGACGTGGCGGTGCTCGGGGCCGGCCAGGCGGCCATGGAGACGGCCGCCCTGCTCGCCGAGCAGGGGGCCCGGCCCGTCCTGATCGCCCGGCGCCACCGGCTCAACTGGAACACCGTGCCGCAGCCGCTGGAACGCCCGCTGCTGCGGGCCCTGCGCAACCCGCACAGCGGGCTCGGGACCGGCTGGCGCAGCTGGGTCTGGTCGGAGCTGCCGTGGGCGGTGCGCAGACTGCCCGGCCCGACCCGGGAGCGGATCGCGGAAACCGCGCTAGGCCCGGCGGGAGCCTGGTGGCTGCGGGAGCGCTTCGAACGGCAGGTGCCGGTCCTGCTGGGGCACGGTCTGCGGCGGGCCGCCCCGGTGGGCGGCCGGACCCGGCTGGATCTGACCACCGCGGCGGGCGAGCCGCTCGTCCTGGAGGTCGGGCACGTCATCGCGGCGACCGGCTTCACCGCGGACCTCGGCCGGCTGGACCTGCTGGACGCGGGGCTGCGCACGGCCCTGCGGACGGTCGGGACGGCCGGCCGGACCCCCGAGCTGACGCCCTGGTTCGAGTCCTCCTACCCGGGGCTGTTCTTCGCGGGACTGCTCACGGCTCCCTCATTCGGCCCTTCCATGCGATTTGTGCACGGTGCGGGCTTCGCTGCGGGGAAACTGGTAGCAGGAGTCCGCAGGCGTCTCGGCGCCCGGGTCCCGCTGCCGGGCTCGGCCCGGCGGCGGGCGGTGGACGACCAGGACGACCTGTCCACGGTGCAGCGGTGA